The window ATGAATTAAATCGTCGGAAGGCTTTAAAGATACAAAACAGTCCATCAAATCAAAGTGATTTAACTCGTATTAATGATGTAGATAAATTTGATAAACGAAAGATACCTAATATTAGCTATTATGATTTTAATATTGAAACAAATGGCACGATTGTACCGAGCTTTCATAGAGATAATGTGTGGTTTACCTACGATTATAAAACGCCGTCCTCTTTAGCTGAAGAGTCTATGAATATAGATATATTCAAGGTGGCTACAGAACGTGATTTGATTAAGTTTGTCGTTGGTTCTCCAGAAGATTTGGATTGTATGCGTCGCATAATTAGTAAATATCCTACAGTGGCTCAAATATATGTATCGCCTGTATGGGGACAGATTGAGGCGGCATCGATTATCGATTATATGAAAGCATATAATTTGCAGAATGTACGATTCCAACTGCAAATCCATAAATTTGTCTGGGATCCAGATGCAAAGGGTGTATAGTATTATTAGGCTGTGTAGTATCAGTATCTTTTCTATGGTATGATATGAGGTCTGATGAAATCTTGATATAAAGGGGTAAATATGGATACAAAAAAAATAGAATCGCTTATATATCAGTTGTTAGAAGCATTAGGTGAGGATCCTAATCGGGACGGTTTGTTAGAAACACCGAAACGGGTGGCTCAAATGATGGAAGAGGTATATGAAGGCATTCAGTATACAAACGCTGAGATTGCAGAAATGTATGGTAAGACCTTCGCTGTAGATACAAATCAAATGGTAGTAGTAAAGGATATTACTTGCTTCTCTCATTGTGAACATCATATGGCATTGATGTATGATATGAGTATCAGTATTGGGTACATTCCAAAAGGTCGTGTCATAGGTTTATCTAAGATTCCCCGCATAGCTGAAATGTGCTGCAAGCGTTTACAACTACAAGAAAAAATTGGTGAAGATATTGCGGAAGTAATTTCCTTAGCGACAGGGTCTGATGATGTTATTGTGCACATTACATCGTCTCACAGCTGCATGAGTGCACGAGGTATTAAATCTACAGATAGCCAAACGACTACACTAACTACTAAAGGCGTATTTAACGAAGATCATATGATTCACCGTTTTATGCTAATGAAACAGTCTTAAGATTTGAGTTGCCTTGACTAAATGATAGTCTATTCGGTATAATTAATAAGCTAGAAACTAACTGAGGGCCTATAGCTCAGGGGTAGAGCAACCGGCTCATAACCGGTCGGTCCCTGGTTCGAACCCAGGTGGGCCCACCAATACTTTGAAATGCGAACCACCCTCGCACTGGTCGTTAAATTCTGGCAATTCGTTTTTATAATTGAAGATAATTTCAACCCTATCATTATAGATAGTTACGCTTTTGATAAACGTATCAAGAATACGTGAGCGGCCTGTCTTAGTGGTAGGGTTTTCTGTTGCCATTCTTTCGAGAAAATACTCTATATGATCCGCAGTAAATTTAATAGGTGTAATAGCGCTCTCATGGTTCGCTTTTTGCTCTAATAGGTCTTGACGTTCATTTTCGAGGCTTTCTATTTCTGATTTAAGCCTATCAGTAATAAAACCTTGCTTAATTGCCGTCATGCAATTATCTAATTCTGTATCTATAGCCTTAATTTTATTATTTATGCCATGTATGGCCGTTTTAGCCTCTTGGGTAACATTACTATAGCCAGACATTACTAAATGGGCTATACGCTCGATAATTTGAGGCTCATTTAAGATGTTTAGTGTTTTATTAATCACCAAGTCCTCGAGTTCATCACGGCGGATATTTGGCGCTGTACAAGTGTGATATTTTCTTCTATTAGTGCATACGTAATAATGGTGCTTTTCGCCATTTCTTGATGTAGCTGTAGAGCCTACATAGTGGCCGCCACATTCGCCACAAATGAGCTTGCCACATAAGCTATACATTTCAGAGCGGCGGCCTTTATTTCTAATTCTATTAGGCATAATCTTTTGAACCTCGTCGAATATTTTTCTTGAGATAATAGGCGGTATTGAGTCCTCAATACGAATATCACCCCATGAGTACACGCCTATATATTTCTCATTAGACAGAATATTCTTAATCACGCTAGGGGAAATCTTGCGGCCTCGCTTAGTTGTGTAGCCTTTACCGTGTAAAATATTTGAAATTTTAGCCATAGAATGCTGTTTTAGGTATAAGTCATATATTAATCTTACCGCCTTAGCCTCGTGAGTAT of the Veillonella parvula genome contains:
- a CDS encoding radical SAM protein, yielding MNVIEIFASIDGEGSRQGLLTTFLRLHDCNIRCSYCDTTYSYGIDSVFTEMTVAEVADVIESLGNHRITITGGEPLLQEAAVVELIDELNRRKALKIQNSPSNQSDLTRINDVDKFDKRKIPNISYYDFNIETNGTIVPSFHRDNVWFTYDYKTPSSLAEESMNIDIFKVATERDLIKFVVGSPEDLDCMRRIISKYPTVAQIYVSPVWGQIEAASIIDYMKAYNLQNVRFQLQIHKFVWDPDAKGV
- the folE gene encoding GTP cyclohydrolase I FolE, with protein sequence MDTKKIESLIYQLLEALGEDPNRDGLLETPKRVAQMMEEVYEGIQYTNAEIAEMYGKTFAVDTNQMVVVKDITCFSHCEHHMALMYDMSISIGYIPKGRVIGLSKIPRIAEMCCKRLQLQEKIGEDIAEVISLATGSDDVIVHITSSHSCMSARGIKSTDSQTTTLTTKGVFNEDHMIHRFMLMKQS
- a CDS encoding recombinase family protein — encoded protein: MTNTKDLQTGVIYARYSSDKQRDESIEGQIRECTEYAQREGILITKIYTDRALSARTDNRPEFLQMIRDSANQSFNYVIVYQLDRFSRSREDSAKYKGILRRNGVRVLSAKEHITNEPAGIILESMLEGMAEYYSVELSQKVKRGMTENALKGKMNGAAIPLGYDLTESHHLAVNTHEAKAVRLIYDLYLKQHSMAKISNILHGKGYTTKRGRKISPSVIKNILSNEKYIGVYSWGDIRIEDSIPPIISRKIFDEVQKIMPNRIRNKGRRSEMYSLCGKLICGECGGHYVGSTATSRNGEKHHYYVCTNRRKYHTCTAPNIRRDELEDLVINKTLNILNEPQIIERIAHLVMSGYSNVTQEAKTAIHGINNKIKAIDTELDNCMTAIKQGFITDRLKSEIESLENERQDLLEQKANHESAITPIKFTADHIEYFLERMATENPTTKTGRSRILDTFIKSVTIYNDRVEIIFNYKNELPEFNDQCEGGSHFKVLVGPPGFEPGTDRL